The following proteins are encoded in a genomic region of Planctomycetaceae bacterium:
- a CDS encoding FtsX-like permease family protein — protein sequence MNLTRLLLREVAHRKFNFTIGLLSITVAVGCGVAAVLLLAQQDRQSEQILHAGAQANEKEWSDSQRVLAKMAAESDEAWKKYKDDVRKESLNLGFNLLIIPQGTDYSSPESQAQTLPETYAEKLAGSNMVQINHVLPFLQQKFWWPERKRWITLVGTTGEVYIQDPKRQKPMLQKVAGGRAMLGYAIHQSLELKPGQSIEIAARKFDIETCIGRKNFADDEKIYVPLRTAQELLNKPGRISGLMAIDCDCDDQGLLLIRENVAKLLPGTRVVEQYTQHIARATNRAMVARNAVAAFEREKKVRMDMRDRAAAALENEKQTRADLRDKRLALAAVLIPLVVAVSGVWMGLMLWDNVRRRRSEIGILGALGVGRSRIMVLFLGKALLMGLLGSLVGYAAGLAVAAASGPLATSAATLAAMLGAAVGAAMVLALVASFVPAQLAAATDPATVIQEESL from the coding sequence ATGAACCTGACTCGACTACTTCTAAGAGAAGTCGCCCATCGGAAGTTCAACTTCACGATCGGGCTGTTGTCTATCACCGTGGCCGTCGGCTGCGGCGTCGCGGCCGTACTGCTGCTGGCCCAGCAAGACCGCCAGAGCGAGCAGATTCTCCACGCGGGGGCGCAGGCCAACGAAAAGGAATGGTCCGATTCGCAGCGCGTGCTGGCGAAGATGGCCGCCGAGAGCGACGAGGCCTGGAAGAAGTACAAGGACGACGTTCGCAAGGAGTCGCTGAACCTCGGGTTCAACCTGCTGATCATCCCGCAGGGGACGGACTATTCCTCGCCGGAGAGCCAGGCTCAGACCCTTCCGGAAACCTACGCCGAAAAACTCGCCGGCAGCAATATGGTCCAGATCAACCACGTCCTGCCGTTCCTGCAGCAGAAATTCTGGTGGCCCGAACGGAAACGCTGGATCACCCTGGTGGGCACCACCGGCGAAGTTTACATCCAGGACCCCAAGCGCCAGAAACCGATGCTGCAGAAAGTCGCCGGCGGGCGGGCGATGCTCGGCTACGCCATCCACCAGAGTCTTGAACTCAAGCCCGGGCAAAGCATCGAGATCGCCGCTCGCAAGTTCGACATCGAGACCTGCATCGGCCGCAAGAACTTCGCCGACGATGAGAAGATTTACGTCCCGCTGCGAACGGCCCAGGAACTGCTGAACAAGCCCGGTCGCATCAGCGGGCTGATGGCCATCGACTGCGACTGCGACGACCAGGGCCTGCTGCTCATTCGCGAGAACGTGGCCAAGCTGCTGCCCGGGACGCGCGTCGTCGAGCAATACACCCAGCACATCGCCCGCGCCACCAACCGCGCCATGGTCGCCCGGAACGCGGTGGCCGCCTTCGAACGCGAGAAGAAGGTCCGCATGGACATGCGCGACCGCGCGGCGGCGGCGCTGGAGAACGAAAAGCAGACCCGGGCCGACCTGCGCGACAAACGCCTGGCCCTGGCGGCGGTGCTGATCCCGCTGGTGGTGGCCGTCTCGGGCGTCTGGATGGGTCTGATGCTCTGGGACAACGTTCGCCGCCGGCGGTCCGAGATCGGCATCCTTGGGGCGCTGGGCGTGGGACGCAGCAGGATCATGGTGCTGTTCCTGGGCAAGGCGCTGCTGATGGGCCTGCTCGGGTCGCTCGTGGGATACGCCGCCGGCCTGGCCGTCGCTGCCGCCAGCGGACCGCTGGCCACCAGCGCCGCGACTCTGGCTGCGATGCTCGGCGCCGCCGTCGGGGCGGCGATGGTGCTGGCCTTGGTGGCCAGTTTCGTGCCCGCCCAACTGGCCGCGGCGACCGATCCGGCGACGGTCATCCAGGAGGAGAGCCTGTAA
- a CDS encoding ABC transporter ATP-binding protein yields MLEATGLKKTFSRPGKVVVALDDVTLNVSAGEFAVVRGPSGSGKTTLLLTLGGLLAPDSGRINIAGGNPYDLSPESRAAFRAKTVGFVFQQFHLVPYLSVRDNVLCPALAVPADGLDARADELIARFNLAPRRTHLPCELSTGEKQRVALARALLNSPKLLLADEPTGNLDEANERVVLETFKAFTASGGAVLMVTHSRHWETHANRALYLEAGRLA; encoded by the coding sequence ATGCTTGAAGCCACAGGCCTCAAAAAAACCTTCAGCCGCCCCGGCAAGGTGGTCGTCGCCCTCGACGACGTGACGCTCAACGTCTCGGCCGGCGAGTTCGCCGTGGTCCGCGGGCCCAGCGGCAGCGGCAAGACCACGCTGCTGCTGACCCTGGGCGGGCTGCTGGCCCCGGACAGTGGGCGCATCAACATCGCCGGCGGAAACCCCTACGATCTCTCGCCCGAGTCGCGCGCCGCCTTCCGCGCCAAGACCGTCGGGTTCGTCTTCCAGCAGTTCCACCTCGTGCCCTACCTGTCCGTGCGCGACAACGTGCTCTGCCCCGCTTTGGCTGTCCCCGCCGACGGTCTCGACGCCCGGGCCGACGAGCTCATCGCCCGATTCAACCTCGCCCCGCGCCGCACCCACCTGCCCTGTGAGCTCTCCACCGGCGAGAAGCAGCGCGTGGCCCTGGCTCGGGCGCTGCTCAACAGCCCCAAGCTGCTGCTGGCCGACGAGCCCACCGGAAATCTCGACGAAGCCAACGAGCGGGTCGTGCTGGAAACCTTCAAGGCTTTCACTGCCTCCGGCGGGGCCGTTCTCATGGTCACCCACTCGCGCCACTGGGAAACCCACGCCAACCGCGCGCTGTACCTTGAGGCTGGACGATTGGCCTGA
- the rplU gene encoding 50S ribosomal protein L21, with amino-acid sequence MYAIIEDSGQQFKVSEGDVVNVDVRELAEGVEAVQFDRVLLVSKDDQVQVGTPLVKGASVQAEVVNEQAKGPKVFACYLRRRKASKRRVGHRQKYLQVRITKIVA; translated from the coding sequence GTGTACGCGATTATTGAAGATAGCGGGCAACAGTTTAAGGTTTCCGAAGGCGACGTCGTCAACGTGGACGTGCGCGAGTTGGCCGAGGGCGTCGAAGCCGTCCAGTTCGACCGCGTCCTGCTGGTCAGCAAAGACGACCAGGTCCAGGTCGGAACGCCGCTGGTCAAAGGCGCCTCGGTCCAGGCCGAGGTCGTCAACGAACAGGCCAAGGGCCCCAAGGTCTTCGCCTGCTACCTGCGCCGCCGCAAGGCCTCCAAACGCCGCGTCGGTCACCGCCAGAAGTACCTGCAGGTCCGCATCACAAAAATCGTTGCCTAG
- a CDS encoding glycosyltransferase family 4 protein — translation MDTLRGTNDKPTIAFLSDYIPRQCGIATFTANLCEAVAELCPPGSDVFTVAISDKPEGYPYPQRVRFEVRETVLSDYRLAAEYLNINQPSVVCVQHEYGIYGGTCGAHVLATLKRIRRPLVATLHTVLKTPTDQQHLVLQELSRLCERLVVMSDIAHEILHDVYGVPESKIVTIPHGIPDVPFIDPNYYKDQFGVEGRRVILTFGLLSPGKGIEYVIDALPEVVANHPDAIYIILGATHPHVKRESGEEYRNALARRAHELGVDDNVMFQNRFVDLEELCEFLGVADLYVTPYLSEAQITSGTLAYALGAGKATISTPYWYATELLADERGRLVPFRDSHAIAEQINDLLDNETARHAIRKRAYTYCRKMVWKRVAQDYLDLFAQAQESWIQRSQAAVVFADRAAADGQVRSDDLPEPDLRHLQAMTDDTGLLQHATYSTPNRTEGYCTDDNARALIVTLQHWSLFHNATILPLMQRYLAFLTHAMNEESGRFRNFMTYDRRFTEEIGSDDSHARALWALGEAVALAPHQSTIALATRLFTQAMRPIEDIQSPRAWAYAIVGIQEYLRRFGGDSEARRIRAHLAERLTNQFLANMSDDWPWCEEMLTYSNAKLPHALLMAGKWIPRGDMIDLGKRVLAWLLEVQTSPQGFLSLVGTSGWHHRNGPRAQFDQQPVEACALVDACIEAYHITRDPFWTEQARKAFNWFLGDNDLRRPLYDFTTGGCRDGLHPDRVNENQGAESTLAWLLSLLSMHELQMELTIGQLPPEKNLERPLSRPIKPTAAIVAAQQR, via the coding sequence ATGGATACGTTGCGCGGCACGAACGACAAACCGACCATCGCATTCCTGAGCGACTACATCCCCCGTCAGTGCGGCATCGCGACGTTTACCGCCAACCTTTGCGAAGCCGTCGCCGAGTTGTGCCCGCCCGGATCGGATGTCTTCACCGTCGCCATCAGCGACAAGCCCGAAGGGTATCCCTATCCTCAGCGCGTGCGATTCGAGGTGCGCGAGACCGTGTTGTCCGACTACCGCCTGGCGGCCGAGTATCTTAACATCAACCAGCCCTCGGTCGTCTGCGTGCAGCACGAATACGGTATCTACGGAGGAACGTGCGGCGCGCACGTGCTGGCCACGCTCAAGCGCATCCGCCGGCCGCTGGTGGCCACCCTGCACACCGTTCTCAAGACCCCCACCGACCAGCAGCACCTGGTGCTGCAGGAGTTGTCGCGCTTGTGCGAGCGGCTGGTGGTGATGAGCGACATCGCCCACGAAATTCTGCACGACGTGTACGGGGTTCCCGAGAGCAAGATCGTGACGATCCCTCACGGCATTCCGGACGTGCCGTTCATCGATCCCAACTACTACAAGGACCAGTTCGGCGTCGAGGGGCGCCGCGTGATCCTGACGTTCGGCCTGCTCTCGCCGGGCAAGGGCATCGAGTACGTCATCGACGCCCTGCCCGAGGTCGTGGCCAACCACCCCGACGCGATCTACATCATCCTGGGCGCCACGCACCCGCACGTCAAACGCGAGAGCGGCGAGGAGTATCGCAATGCCCTGGCCCGCCGCGCCCACGAGCTGGGCGTCGACGACAATGTCATGTTCCAGAACCGCTTTGTCGACCTCGAAGAGCTCTGCGAGTTCCTCGGGGTGGCCGACCTGTACGTCACCCCCTATCTCAGCGAGGCCCAGATCACCTCGGGCACGCTGGCGTACGCCCTGGGCGCGGGCAAGGCCACCATCTCAACCCCCTACTGGTACGCCACGGAACTGCTGGCCGATGAACGCGGCAGGCTGGTGCCCTTCCGCGACAGCCACGCCATCGCCGAGCAGATCAACGACCTGCTCGACAACGAGACCGCCCGCCACGCCATCCGCAAACGCGCGTACACCTATTGCCGCAAGATGGTCTGGAAGCGCGTTGCCCAGGACTATCTCGACCTGTTCGCCCAGGCCCAGGAGTCGTGGATCCAGCGCTCGCAGGCGGCGGTGGTGTTCGCCGACCGCGCCGCGGCCGACGGGCAGGTGCGCAGCGACGACCTGCCCGAGCCGGACCTGCGCCACCTCCAGGCAATGACCGACGACACGGGCCTGCTTCAGCACGCCACGTATTCCACCCCCAATCGCACGGAGGGCTACTGCACCGACGACAACGCCCGCGCGCTGATCGTGACGCTGCAGCACTGGAGCCTGTTCCACAACGCCACCATCCTGCCGCTGATGCAGCGGTACCTGGCGTTCCTGACCCACGCCATGAACGAAGAGAGCGGGCGGTTCCGGAACTTCATGACCTACGACCGCCGCTTTACCGAAGAGATCGGCTCCGACGACTCACACGCGCGGGCTCTGTGGGCGCTGGGCGAGGCGGTGGCCCTGGCGCCGCACCAGTCCACCATCGCCCTGGCCACGCGGCTGTTCACGCAGGCGATGCGCCCCATCGAGGACATCCAGTCGCCGCGGGCGTGGGCGTACGCCATCGTGGGAATCCAGGAGTATCTGCGGCGATTCGGCGGCGACAGCGAGGCGCGGCGCATCCGCGCGCACCTGGCCGAACGCCTGACCAACCAGTTCCTGGCCAACATGTCCGACGACTGGCCCTGGTGCGAGGAGATGCTCACCTATTCCAACGCCAAGCTGCCCCACGCGCTGCTGATGGCCGGCAAGTGGATCCCGCGCGGCGACATGATCGACCTGGGCAAGCGGGTCCTGGCCTGGCTGCTGGAGGTGCAGACCAGCCCGCAGGGGTTCCTCTCGCTGGTGGGCACCAGCGGATGGCACCATCGCAACGGTCCGCGGGCGCAGTTCGACCAGCAACCCGTCGAGGCCTGCGCCCTCGTCGATGCCTGCATCGAGGCGTACCATATCACCAGGGACCCGTTCTGGACGGAGCAGGCCCGCAAAGCGTTCAACTGGTTCCTCGGCGACAACGACCTGCGCCGACCCCTGTATGACTTCACCACCGGCGGATGCCGCGACGGGCTGCACCCCGATCGCGTCAATGAAAACCAGGGCGCCGAGAGCACGCTGGCCTGGCTGCTCAGTCTGCTGTCCATGCACGAACTGCAGATGGAACTGACCATCGGACAGCTTCCGCCGGAAAAGAACCTCGAGCGTCCGCTATCGCGCCCGATCAAGCCGACGGCGGCTATCGTCGCGGCGCAACAGAGGTAA